A segment of the Candidatus Andeanibacterium colombiense genome:
GGTGAGGTATTTCTGCTTCACCGCCTTCACCGGCACGCCCCGGTCCATCGCGTTGACCCACAGCCAGGCCCCGTAATTCGCGACTTCGAGATACTGGTCCATGTTCGCGCCGCCCGGATCGCCGGTGGTATCGACCACCACGTCGAGCCCGCCTTCCGGGCCAAGCACGCGGCGCAGCGCATCGAGCAGGCTTTCATGCTCGACATTGATCACATGATCGGCACCGAGTTCGGGCGCGAGATCGAGCCGCGCCTGGTCGCGCGCGCCTTTGCCCACGAGGATGATCTTCGATGCACCGGCATCCTTCGCGCCGAGCACCGCGCCGAGCCCCTGCTGGCCGGGGCCGATGATCAGCACTGTCTTGCCCGGCCCGGCGTTGACGTCCATCGCCACCCACTGGACCCCGTTGCCGATCGGGATCGCCAGCGTCGCCAGCTCGGCGGGCAGATCCTGCGGGATCTTGTGGAACACGGTGTTCCACGGGATGTGGATGTATTCGGCGAAGCCGCCGACGAGATGCGGCGGATCGGTCGGGTCGATCAGCCCGAAGCGGCGCGGTTTCGCCCCGCCGAAGAAATCGGCATCGGGGCAGAAGCGGTATTCGCCCTTCAGGCACCATTTGCAGGATTTGCAGGGGAGGTATTCCTGGATCACCACCCGCTCCCCCGGTGCGACCTTCCACATCTTCCGTGCTTTCGGCCCCATCGCGGCGATGCTGCCGACGATCTGGTGGCCCATCGCGACCGGCGCCCATTTCTCTGCCGCGCGGTAGACTTCGGGCTCGGCCCCGCCGACCCCGCAGGCCTCGATCCTGAGCATGCCTTCGTCCTCGCCCAGCTCGGGCCAGGGGTAGGTTCTGAGCTCGGTGGTCTCGGCCGCGGTCTTGATCGCGATGCTGACTTGGTCGGGGTGAGGGGTCATGGCGTTTCCTTGGCGAGGGTGAAGCCGAACCCGCGGTTCCGGCGAAACAGCATGTCCGCCCGCTGCGGCATCGCGGCCCACATGGCGCGCGTATAGCGTTCGTAATGCTGGACGAAACGTACGACGGCCGTGCGGTCCATCCGCGGGCGGTCGCTATCGGCGGCGAGGCGGATTTCCTGCTCGAGGCGGGATTCGATCACCGTCTCAAGGTCGGGAACCTCGATCGAGACGAGCAGATCGAGCGTGTCCCACAGATCCTCATATTCGTACGCGAGCGAGGCGAGCGACCAGCCGAGCCAGATACCCCGCGGATCTTCCGCAAGTTCGAGATCGTTCGGCGGGCCGGCATAGGCGGCCACATCCGCGACCCGCGCGCCGACGCACCAGCCTTCGAGCAGGATCGCACCGGGCCTGCCGGTGAACACCGGCCAGTCTTTGGTTGCGATCTGGTCATCAGCCAGCTTGTCGAATGCCGGAATGGTGGTGCGCCTGTTCGGCCCGGCCTCGCGCAACTCGGCGATCACCTCGCGCAGCAGCGCAACATCATGGGTTCCGGGCACCCCCCGGGTCGCGCAGAGCGGATGAATTTCCCACGCCAACTGCTTGCGATCGGCCCGGGTGAGATAGAAATCGTCGAGCGAGAACACCGCGGCGCGGCGCCCGTGAAACCGTTCCAGCGCCTCGGCCACCAGCCGGGCAAGGGTCGACTTGCCCGATCCCTGCGCCCCGTTGATCCCCACCAATGGGACGCTTGTGGGGAAAGATTGATAGACGATCTTTTCGGCAACTTGACACGCTGCCTCCGCCGCCGAAAGGGTAAGCGGCATGTCGCGCCCAAGCGCGGCGACCAGTTCTTCGGCCCCGCTCATGCCGGGCACCCCGCGAAAAGGACACGCTCTTGAACACGATGAAGGCCGTGGTGATGCACGAATTCGGCGGGCCTGAAGTGCTGCGCTACGAGGATTTCCCGATGCCGCTTCCGGGACCGGGCGAAGTGCTGGTCGAGGTCCATGCGGTTTCGGTCAACCGCACGCTCGATCTGGTGGTGCGCGCGGGCCAATATGGCGCGCCGGTGACGCTGCCGCATATCCTCGGCGTCGATCCCTCGGGCGTGATCGCCGCGGTGGGCTCGGGCGTGACCGAGCGGATGGTGGGCGAGCGGGTGGTGACGCTGCCGTGGCGCGGCAAACCGGTCGGGCCGCTCGATGCGGTCGGAATGCAGCACCTGGGCGGCTATGCCGAGTTCGTGAAGCTGCCTGCTTCGGCGACCGTGCCGATCCCCGACGGGCTGGGCTTCGCCGAAGCGACGATCGTTACCCGTCACGCCCCGCAGGCGTTCAATCTGCTGCGCGACCGGGCGGGGCTGAAGCCGGGCGAAAGCGTGCTGGTGATGGGCGCGTCGGGCGGGCTTGGCAGCGCGGGGGTGCAGGTCGCGAAACTGATGGGCGCGACGGTGATCGCCGGGGCCGGGGCGCCCGACCGGGTTGCCGCCGCAATCGCGCTCGGGGCCGATCACGGGGTCGATTACCGTGCGGAGGATCCCACTGCGCGGGTGCTGGAACTGACCGATGGCCGCGGGGTCGATGTGGTGTTCGAGAATATCGCCGATCCCGTGCTGTTCCCGCAGGCATTCCATGCGATCGCCCGGCACGGCCGGCTGGTCACCGCCGGCAGCCACGGCGGGGGCGAGGTGCCGCTCGATGTGAAGCGGCTCTATCTCTACCAGATCGCGGTGATGGGCAGCCTCGGCTTCACCCATGAGGATGTGGTCGCCAGTCTCGACGCCGCCGCGCGGGGCGAGTTCGGGGTATTGATCGACGACGTGCTGCCGCTCCGCGAGGCGGCTGAGGCGCATCGCCGGGTTGCCGGGCGCGGGGGCGTCGGCAAAATGGTCCTTTCGCCGAAGCTGTGATTGCATCAGTTCGCTTCCGCCCGCTCCGCATCGCGGACCCAGGTGCGCTTGGCGAGGATCAGCAGCAGCGCCGAAACCAGCGCGGTCGATGAGGCCGCCGCCATCGAATAGGCGATCGCGCCGGCGCCCATGCTGGGGGCGAGCTGGTCGTTGAGGAAGCCGACGATGCCGGGGCCGAGGATAAAGCCCATCAGGCTCGCGATCAGGAAATAGAACGCCGAGGCGGTCGCGCGGAGGTTATTCGGTGCCACGTTGACGTAGAGCGGATAGCTGACCGCCACCACGAACTGGGTGAAAAACGCCGAAAGGCCGAGGCCGGTCTGCCAGAGGAGCGGCCGTCCTCCGAACAGAAACGTCATATCCGAAAGGAACGGCAGGACCGCGACCACAATCGCGGCGCGGATCTGCCAGCGGATGTCCCGCCGAACCAGCAGGCCGACGACCACCGCGGCCGATAGCGCGCCGATCAGGCCCGCGATCCCGCGCAAGGTCCCGAAGTAGAGTGTCGTCTCTTGTGGGCCGAGGTGTTGCACCCGGTCGAGAAAGGTCGGCCCCCAGGTCAGTAGCGCGCCCTGGTTGATCGCGTTGAACCCGCCCGCGAAGATCACCAGCGCATAGGACCGGGTCTTGAGCAGCCTGGCTGCGCCGTCCAAGAAGCCAACCTTCGGCGCGGCGGCAGGGCGCGCGCTGCGCGGGGGTTCGCGCACTACGAGGAAGAAGACGATCGCCACGACCACTCCGGCCAGTCCGACGGCGTGGTAGGCGGTCCGCCAGCCGTGATGTTCCAGCATCCACCCGACCACCGGAAAGCCGATCAGCGGCCCGAGCGAGACCGAGGCCGAAAGCGCGGCGAAAGCGACCGTGCGGCTCTTGAGGTCGAAACTGTCCGCGATCAGCGAGGCGGAGGTCGGGTGCCCGGCGGCTTCGCCCGCGCCGAGGCCGAAGCGCGCGGCGGCGAGCTGCCAGCCGCTGTGGACCGATCCGGTCAGCGCGGTCACCGCGCTCCAGAACGCGAGCGCGCCTGCGAGGAGGTTGCGGCGGTTGTAATTGTCGCCGACCCAGGCGATCGGGATCGCGCAGATCGCGTAGCATAGCGCGAACGGCAGGCCGGCGATCAGGCCGGTGACCGTGTCGGACAGCGCCAGCTCTTTGGTGAGCTGCGGCATCACCAGTGCAAGCATGCTCCGGTCGACATAGGAAAAGGCGTTGACCAGGCACAGCAGGGCAAGGACGAAGATCGCCTTGCCTGTGCCGCGCGGCACTGGAACGGCGGGCGCACCCGCGACAGGCGCGCCCGCCGGGTTCACCAAAGCTGCCCGGAAGCCAGACGTGCGCCTTCGACCATGCTTTCGATCTTGGCCCAGCCGATCTGGTGATGGACCCGGCCCATGCCCATGCCGCAGTCGGTGC
Coding sequences within it:
- a CDS encoding zinc-binding dehydrogenase, producing MTPHPDQVSIAIKTAAETTELRTYPWPELGEDEGMLRIEACGVGGAEPEVYRAAEKWAPVAMGHQIVGSIAAMGPKARKMWKVAPGERVVIQEYLPCKSCKWCLKGEYRFCPDADFFGGAKPRRFGLIDPTDPPHLVGGFAEYIHIPWNTVFHKIPQDLPAELATLAIPIGNGVQWVAMDVNAGPGKTVLIIGPGQQGLGAVLGAKDAGASKIILVGKGARDQARLDLAPELGADHVINVEHESLLDALRRVLGPEGGLDVVVDTTGDPGGANMDQYLEVANYGAWLWVNAMDRGVPVKAVKQKYLTVRSGRGRSWWAVDTALRIITSRRFPLEKMCTHAFGLDEVDRAIKATAGREVEGAIHVIVDPWK
- a CDS encoding kinase — its product is MSGAEELVAALGRDMPLTLSAAEAACQVAEKIVYQSFPTSVPLVGINGAQGSGKSTLARLVAEALERFHGRRAAVFSLDDFYLTRADRKQLAWEIHPLCATRGVPGTHDVALLREVIAELREAGPNRRTTIPAFDKLADDQIATKDWPVFTGRPGAILLEGWCVGARVADVAAYAGPPNDLELAEDPRGIWLGWSLASLAYEYEDLWDTLDLLVSIEVPDLETVIESRLEQEIRLAADSDRPRMDRTAVVRFVQHYERYTRAMWAAMPQRADMLFRRNRGFGFTLAKETP
- a CDS encoding zinc-binding dehydrogenase — protein: MKAVVMHEFGGPEVLRYEDFPMPLPGPGEVLVEVHAVSVNRTLDLVVRAGQYGAPVTLPHILGVDPSGVIAAVGSGVTERMVGERVVTLPWRGKPVGPLDAVGMQHLGGYAEFVKLPASATVPIPDGLGFAEATIVTRHAPQAFNLLRDRAGLKPGESVLVMGASGGLGSAGVQVAKLMGATVIAGAGAPDRVAAAIALGADHGVDYRAEDPTARVLELTDGRGVDVVFENIADPVLFPQAFHAIARHGRLVTAGSHGGGEVPLDVKRLYLYQIAVMGSLGFTHEDVVASLDAAARGEFGVLIDDVLPLREAAEAHRRVAGRGGVGKMVLSPKL
- a CDS encoding MFS transporter produces the protein MPRGTGKAIFVLALLCLVNAFSYVDRSMLALVMPQLTKELALSDTVTGLIAGLPFALCYAICAIPIAWVGDNYNRRNLLAGALAFWSAVTALTGSVHSGWQLAAARFGLGAGEAAGHPTSASLIADSFDLKSRTVAFAALSASVSLGPLIGFPVVGWMLEHHGWRTAYHAVGLAGVVVAIVFFLVVREPPRSARPAAAPKVGFLDGAARLLKTRSYALVIFAGGFNAINQGALLTWGPTFLDRVQHLGPQETTLYFGTLRGIAGLIGALSAAVVVGLLVRRDIRWQIRAAIVVAVLPFLSDMTFLFGGRPLLWQTGLGLSAFFTQFVVAVSYPLYVNVAPNNLRATASAFYFLIASLMGFILGPGIVGFLNDQLAPSMGAGAIAYSMAAASSTALVSALLLILAKRTWVRDAERAEAN